A genomic window from Bradyrhizobium lupini includes:
- a CDS encoding zinc-binding alcohol dehydrogenase family protein: MKAVGYKKSLPIEDQDALFDFETAKPEPKGRDIRVAVKAISANPVDYKVRKRAAPPEGETKILGYDAAGVVDAVGPDVTLFKPGDEVFYAGSILRQGTNSEFHLVDERIVGNKPKSLSFAQAAALPLTSITAWELLFDRLGAVPGKIVDPRTLLITGGAGGVGSILIQLARRLTGLTVVATATRPESQKWCLDLGAHAVIDHGQPMKEQIEKLKLPPVALVASLTFTDQHYKSIADFMAPQGKFGLIDDPPEFTVSAFKGKAISVHWESMFTRSSFQTADMIAQHHLLNDVADLIDKGVLRTTLDQTFGTISATNLKRAHALLESGKSRGKIVLEGW; the protein is encoded by the coding sequence ATGAAGGCCGTCGGCTACAAGAAATCGCTTCCGATCGAGGATCAGGACGCGCTGTTCGATTTCGAGACCGCCAAGCCCGAACCCAAGGGCCGTGATATCCGTGTCGCCGTAAAGGCGATCTCGGCCAACCCGGTCGACTACAAGGTGCGCAAGCGCGCCGCTCCGCCCGAGGGCGAGACGAAGATTCTGGGCTATGACGCGGCCGGCGTGGTCGACGCCGTCGGTCCCGACGTCACGCTGTTCAAGCCGGGCGACGAGGTATTTTACGCCGGCTCGATCCTGCGCCAGGGCACCAATTCAGAATTCCACCTTGTCGACGAGCGCATCGTCGGCAACAAGCCGAAGAGCCTGTCGTTCGCGCAGGCCGCGGCTCTTCCCCTCACCTCCATCACCGCCTGGGAGCTGTTGTTCGATCGGCTTGGTGCGGTGCCCGGCAAGATTGTCGATCCGCGCACGCTCTTGATCACCGGCGGCGCCGGCGGTGTCGGCTCGATCCTGATCCAGCTCGCCCGCCGCCTCACCGGGCTGACGGTGGTCGCGACCGCGACGCGGCCGGAGTCGCAAAAATGGTGCCTCGATCTCGGCGCCCATGCGGTGATCGACCACGGCCAACCGATGAAGGAGCAGATCGAGAAGCTCAAGCTGCCGCCGGTCGCGCTGGTGGCGAGCCTCACCTTCACCGACCAGCACTACAAGAGCATTGCCGACTTCATGGCGCCGCAGGGCAAGTTCGGCCTGATCGACGATCCCCCGGAATTCACTGTGAGCGCGTTCAAGGGCAAGGCAATCTCGGTGCATTGGGAATCGATGTTCACGCGCTCCTCGTTCCAGACCGCCGACATGATCGCGCAGCATCATCTGCTCAACGATGTCGCCGACCTCATCGACAAGGGCGTCTTGCGCACGACGCTCGACCAGACCTTTGGCACAATCAGCGCGACCAATCTCAAGCGCGCGCACGCGCTCTTGGAGAGCGGCAAGTCGCGCGGTAAGATCGTGCTGGAGGGGTGGTAG
- a CDS encoding DUF1330 domain-containing protein, translated as MPAYVISEVEARDQATMEAYRELAAATIAQYGGRYLVRGGATEVVEGGPRPKTIIIVEFPSMARAQEWYASAEYAEALKLRQAALERRLMFVEGVVPV; from the coding sequence ATGCCGGCCTATGTGATTTCGGAGGTCGAGGCGCGCGATCAAGCCACGATGGAAGCCTATCGCGAGCTGGCCGCGGCAACCATCGCTCAATATGGCGGCCGCTATCTCGTGCGTGGTGGCGCCACTGAGGTGGTGGAGGGCGGTCCGCGGCCCAAGACCATCATCATCGTGGAGTTCCCATCGATGGCGCGGGCGCAGGAATGGTACGCGTCGGCGGAATATGCCGAAGCGCTGAAGCTGCGGCAGGCGGCGCTGGAGCGACGGTTGATGTTCGTCGAGGGCGTGGTTCCAGTCTAG
- a CDS encoding OprO/OprP family phosphate-selective porin, producing the protein MSRTRIAATAIGLAAALAAPHAQAQSASSSEQEIALLKQQLKMLEQKLDKLQSQTAANTAATAKARLEAKAEARSEAKAVVANANAAIPLKGPAPASGVVVTMPNNRPTICTADGVNCVGITGRVHWDVGGYDYRPNTAATVPQKLDSGENVRRARIGLAGKFFNDWNFALVYDFGGSSDGFGGAAPGSLPGGGVSGVENAYLSYTGLKPFGGKMAIEGGIMDLPYTLDEATSSNDIMFMERASAGIVATSIAAGDFRSAVGTRWYNDQLWIGGYVTGPSTGAIHSASSAAPNGASEQYGAVARVAGQAVSGKDYSLHLGGNAEWLIQPSRNMVTGAQTVTLNDRPELRIDPTALATTGAIANASGAQVYSVEAAATYGPLMLQGEYFWYNIDRSANTGLPPLGAPSLKFQGGYAQAGYVLTGEGRSYNAANAAYGGVKPAHPFSLEGGGWGAWEVAGRFSTIDLNDQLGTATGIAGGRQTVYTAALNWYVNGNVRFMLDYLHGTVSRQASPVSTADVGSKFDAVAMRTQFAF; encoded by the coding sequence GTGAGCAGGACAAGAATTGCAGCCACGGCGATTGGTCTCGCCGCCGCACTGGCGGCCCCGCATGCCCAGGCCCAATCGGCCAGCAGCAGCGAGCAGGAGATCGCGCTCCTGAAGCAGCAGTTGAAAATGCTGGAGCAGAAGCTCGACAAGCTCCAGAGCCAGACCGCAGCGAATACCGCGGCCACGGCGAAGGCCAGGCTTGAGGCGAAAGCTGAGGCGCGGTCCGAAGCGAAGGCCGTCGTCGCCAACGCCAACGCGGCGATCCCGCTCAAGGGACCGGCGCCTGCCTCCGGCGTTGTCGTGACGATGCCGAACAACCGGCCGACCATCTGCACTGCCGATGGGGTAAACTGCGTCGGGATCACAGGTCGCGTGCATTGGGACGTCGGCGGCTACGACTATCGGCCCAACACGGCCGCAACCGTGCCGCAGAAACTCGATAGCGGCGAGAATGTCCGCCGCGCGCGCATCGGTCTCGCCGGCAAGTTCTTCAACGACTGGAATTTCGCGCTGGTCTACGACTTCGGCGGCTCCTCCGATGGGTTTGGCGGCGCAGCTCCGGGTTCGCTGCCCGGCGGCGGCGTCTCCGGCGTCGAGAACGCCTATCTCAGCTATACCGGCCTGAAACCGTTCGGCGGTAAGATGGCCATCGAAGGCGGCATCATGGACCTGCCCTACACTCTCGATGAAGCCACGAGCTCCAACGACATCATGTTCATGGAGCGCGCCTCGGCCGGCATCGTCGCCACCAGCATCGCCGCGGGCGACTTCCGCTCGGCTGTCGGCACGCGCTGGTACAACGACCAGCTCTGGATCGGCGGCTATGTCACGGGGCCCTCGACCGGCGCGATCCATTCGGCGTCGAGCGCAGCACCGAACGGTGCCTCCGAGCAGTATGGCGCCGTCGCCCGCGTTGCGGGCCAGGCCGTCAGCGGCAAGGATTACTCGCTGCATCTTGGCGGCAATGCCGAATGGCTGATCCAGCCGTCGCGCAACATGGTGACGGGTGCGCAGACGGTGACGCTTAACGATCGTCCGGAACTGCGCATCGATCCGACGGCACTGGCCACGACCGGCGCAATCGCCAATGCCTCCGGCGCGCAGGTCTACAGCGTCGAAGCGGCCGCCACCTATGGGCCATTGATGCTGCAAGGCGAGTATTTCTGGTACAACATCGATCGCAGCGCCAATACCGGCCTGCCGCCGCTGGGTGCGCCGAGCCTCAAATTCCAGGGCGGCTACGCGCAGGCCGGTTACGTGCTGACGGGCGAGGGTCGCAGCTACAATGCGGCGAATGCGGCCTATGGCGGCGTCAAGCCGGCGCACCCGTTCTCGCTCGAGGGCGGCGGCTGGGGCGCGTGGGAAGTCGCGGGACGCTTCTCCACGATCGACCTCAACGATCAGCTCGGGACCGCCACCGGCATCGCGGGCGGCCGGCAGACCGTCTACACCGCGGCGCTGAACTGGTACGTCAACGGCAACGTCCGTTTCATGCTGGACTATCTGCATGGCACGGTATCGAGGCAGGCCTCGCCGGTCTCGACCGCCGATGTCGGCTCGAAGTTCGATGCGGTCGCGATGCGGACGCAGTTCGCGTTCTAG
- the rpsK gene encoding 30S ribosomal protein S11: MGKEATRVRRRERKNIASGVAHVNSSFNNTTITITDAQGNTIAWSSAGTMGFKGSRKSTPYAAQVAAEDVSKKAQEHGMRTLEVEVAGPGSGRESALRALQAAGFTVTSIRDVTTIPHNGCRPRKRRRV; the protein is encoded by the coding sequence ATGGGCAAGGAAGCCACCCGCGTTCGTCGTCGTGAGCGCAAGAACATCGCCTCCGGCGTCGCGCACGTGAACTCGTCGTTCAACAACACGACCATCACCATCACCGACGCGCAGGGCAACACGATTGCCTGGTCCTCCGCCGGCACGATGGGCTTCAAGGGCTCGCGCAAGTCGACCCCGTATGCCGCACAGGTTGCCGCCGAGGACGTGTCGAAGAAGGCGCAGGAGCACGGCATGCGCACGCTGGAAGTCGAAGTCGCCGGTCCCGGTTCGGGCCGCGAATCGGCGCTCCGGGCGCTGCAGGCCGCGGGCTTCACCGTCACCTCGATCCGCGACGTGACCACGATCCCGCACAACGGTTGCCGTCCCCGTAAGCGTCGGCGCGTTTGA
- a CDS encoding SDR family NAD(P)-dependent oxidoreductase, protein MNIDLSGKTALVTGSTAGIGHAIAKGLAGSGASVVINGRGQDKVDAAVRKLEGAGGKVRGIAADVSTAAGCKALAAALPDVDILINNAGIFEPRDFFDIPDEDWSRFFEVNVMSGVRLSRAYMKGMLKRNWGRIVFISSESGLNIPVEMIHYGMSKTAQLSVARGLAQLTRGTGVTVNSVLPGPTMSEGVETFVKDLAKQNGQSVDEAAANFVKQHRPSSLLQRFASVDEIANMVVYAASKEASATNGAALRAEGGIVNTIA, encoded by the coding sequence ATGAACATCGACCTATCCGGAAAGACCGCTCTCGTCACCGGCTCGACTGCCGGCATCGGCCACGCCATCGCCAAGGGCCTTGCCGGCTCGGGTGCGAGCGTCGTGATCAACGGACGCGGCCAGGACAAGGTCGATGCGGCCGTGCGCAAGCTGGAAGGGGCGGGCGGAAAGGTCCGCGGCATCGCCGCCGACGTCTCGACCGCGGCGGGCTGCAAGGCGCTGGCCGCGGCGCTGCCAGACGTCGACATCCTCATCAACAATGCCGGCATCTTCGAGCCGAGGGACTTTTTCGACATTCCGGACGAGGACTGGAGCCGCTTTTTCGAGGTCAACGTGATGAGCGGCGTGCGTCTCTCGCGTGCGTATATGAAAGGCATGCTCAAGCGCAACTGGGGCCGAATCGTCTTCATCTCCTCGGAGTCCGGGCTCAACATTCCCGTCGAGATGATCCACTACGGCATGAGCAAGACGGCGCAGCTCTCGGTCGCGCGGGGCCTGGCGCAGCTCACACGGGGCACCGGCGTCACCGTCAATTCCGTGCTGCCGGGCCCGACAATGTCGGAGGGCGTCGAGACGTTCGTGAAGGATCTTGCCAAGCAGAACGGCCAGTCGGTCGATGAGGCCGCGGCCAATTTCGTCAAACAACATCGCCCAAGCTCGCTGCTCCAGCGCTTCGCCAGCGTCGATGAGATCGCCAACATGGTGGTTTATGCGGCTTCGAAGGAAGCGTCCGCGACCAACGGTGCGGCGCTGCGCGCGGAGGGCGGCATCGTCAACACGATTGCCTAG
- the rplQ gene encoding 50S ribosomal protein L17: MRHGKVHRKLNRTAEHRRAMFANMCAALIKHEQIVTTLPKAKELRPIVEKLITLGKKGGLAMRRQAISEMRDKDQVRKLFDTLAPRYKDRQGGYTRIIKAGFRYGDNAPMAVIEFVDRDVDAKGLDSGPVQEKEAEAA, translated from the coding sequence ATGCGTCACGGCAAGGTTCATCGCAAGCTCAACCGCACCGCTGAGCATCGCCGCGCGATGTTCGCCAACATGTGCGCCGCGCTGATCAAGCACGAGCAGATCGTCACCACGCTGCCGAAGGCGAAGGAATTGCGTCCGATCGTCGAGAAGCTGATTACCCTCGGCAAGAAGGGCGGGCTGGCCATGCGCCGTCAGGCCATCTCGGAGATGCGTGACAAGGATCAGGTCAGGAAGCTGTTCGACACGCTCGCGCCCCGCTACAAGGATCGCCAGGGTGGCTACACCCGCATCATCAAGGCCGGCTTCCGCTACGGCGACAACGCCCCGATGGCCGTGATCGAGTTTGTCGATCGTGATGTCGATGCCAAGGGCCTGGATTCCGGTCCGGTGCAGGAAAAGGAAGCCGAGGCGGCGTAA
- a CDS encoding DNA-directed RNA polymerase subunit alpha — protein sequence MGETVTIQKNWQELIRPNKLQVQPGSDPTRFATIVAEPLERGFGQTLGNALRRILLSSLQGAAVQSVHIDGVLHEFSSIAGVREDVTDIVLNIKDISIKMQGEGPKRMVVKKSGPGVVTAGDIQTVGDVVVLNPDLQICTLDEGAEIRMEFTVATGKGYVPAERNRPEDAPIGLIPVDSLYSPVRKVSYKVENTREGQILDYDKLTMTIETNGALTPDDSVAYAARILQDQLNVFVNFEEPRKEVAQEIIPDLAFNPAFLKKVDELELSVRSANCLKNDNIVYIGDLVQKSEAEMLRTPNFGRKSLNEIKEVLAQMGLHLGMEVPGWPPENIDELAKRFEDHY from the coding sequence ATGGGTGAAACAGTGACGATCCAGAAAAATTGGCAAGAACTGATTCGGCCGAACAAGCTGCAGGTACAGCCCGGCAGCGATCCGACCCGTTTCGCGACCATCGTCGCCGAACCGCTCGAGCGCGGCTTCGGCCAGACGCTCGGCAACGCGCTACGCCGCATCCTGCTGTCCTCGCTCCAGGGCGCGGCAGTGCAGTCGGTGCACATCGACGGCGTGCTGCACGAGTTCTCCTCGATCGCGGGCGTCCGTGAGGACGTCACCGACATCGTGCTCAACATCAAGGACATCTCGATCAAGATGCAGGGCGAAGGCCCCAAGCGCATGGTCGTCAAGAAGTCCGGACCGGGCGTCGTCACCGCCGGCGACATCCAGACCGTGGGCGACGTCGTCGTGCTCAATCCCGACCTGCAGATCTGCACGCTCGATGAGGGCGCCGAGATCCGCATGGAGTTCACGGTCGCAACCGGCAAGGGCTACGTTCCCGCCGAGCGCAACCGCCCCGAGGACGCACCGATCGGCCTGATCCCGGTCGACAGCCTGTACTCGCCGGTCCGCAAGGTCTCCTACAAGGTCGAGAACACCCGCGAGGGCCAGATCCTCGATTACGACAAGCTGACCATGACGATCGAGACCAACGGCGCACTGACGCCGGATGATTCCGTGGCCTACGCGGCGCGCATCCTGCAGGATCAGCTCAACGTGTTCGTCAACTTCGAAGAGCCGCGCAAGGAAGTCGCCCAGGAGATCATCCCGGACCTCGCCTTCAACCCGGCCTTCCTCAAGAAGGTGGACGAGCTCGAGCTGTCGGTGCGCTCGGCCAATTGCTTGAAGAACGACAACATCGTCTACATCGGCGACCTCGTGCAGAAGAGCGAAGCGGAAATGCTCCGCACTCCGAACTTCGGCCGCAAGTCTCTGAACGAGATCAAGGAAGTGCTGGCCCAAATGGGTCTGCACCTCGGCATGGAAGTGCCGGGCTGGCCGCCGGAGAACATCGACGAGCTCGCCAAGCGCTTCGAGGATCACTACTGA